One genomic segment of Scophthalmus maximus strain ysfricsl-2021 chromosome 3, ASM2237912v1, whole genome shotgun sequence includes these proteins:
- the irak1 gene encoding interleukin-1 receptor-associated kinase 1 isoform X1, protein MSGVDPRGHFLYTLPSNVLWDFCQVMDGLSDLDWTRFASEVLLDQTALRLAERRERRTDWVMNQWGNRNGRVGELIDLLERLQLFRPRDVILGWMSSQKSRSSSLRPPPPPPHPHVCLPQFDPPPKSSEAQPTLSTCRLTEDKGGGRLLPRPAPPPSSLHSDRHPPPKTDPVVACGGGVMCWSYEEVHAGTKGFSPSLQVGEGGFGVVYRATLRNTDCAIKRLKQDCVLDWNLLKETFQTEVEKLSKFRHPNIVDLLGVSEGGGSLCLIYSYMDNRSLEEQLHKQCVALSWSQRLSIVEDVSSALAFLHSPPDRHAPLIHGDVKSSNVLLDCHLVAKLADFGLARFASLGSSGCSVARTASVGKTETIRGTLAYLPDEYVRNGELGTAVDVYSFGVVLLEVLTGRRALERDTASGERYLKDLVEEVEESPTGSCAAAWRKHLDHRLITGGAVEPADWMEVVSLANSCLDRKRKKRPAISEVLKKLKDVHNMVTKTCSSSLLHHPPPPHWNHPSQSFPCLPMSIDSKVSALSNQLSKLGPLEDTDQPSQYSTSSSSSCAPAIPHPLHSSSVFGGPCETDESRGFSQFRSDGTNSCSPSPSTRNQCPGPLRPSRSTSVPTEDQYNFPPQPSSSRDRPRAGALKGPDTKGQTTAQLYCVPECLSPPGSLQSMSPRSSVDMNHSEESKIQVAKLLLSDDLYREVAAVGSRQPEESDELDYLPAKHD, encoded by the exons ATGTCGGGGGTAGACCCAAGGGGACACTTTCTCTACACCCTGCCGTCCAACGTCCTCTGGGACTTCTGCCAGGTCATGGACGGACTGTCAGACCTGGACTGGACCCGCTTCG ccTCGGAGGTCCTCCTCGACCAGACCGCTTTGCGATTggctgagaggagggagaggcggaCTGATTGGGTGATGAATCAATGGGGCAACAGGAACGGTCGAGTCGGGGAGCTGATCGACCTGTTGGAGCGTCTACAGCTGTTCCGCCCCCGTGATGTCATCCTTGGCT gGATGTCCAGTCAGAAGTCTCGCTCATCCTCCCTTcgacctccacctcctcctcctcaccctcacgTCTGTCTCCCTCAGTTTGACCCCCCTCCAAAATCATCTGAGGCCCAGCCTACATTAAGCACCTGCAGACTGACag AAgataaaggaggaggaagattacTACCCAGACCTGCCCCACCCCCCTCCAGTCTGCATTCTGACCGCCACCCACCCCCCAAg ACTGACCCAGTGGTGGCGTGTGGAGGCGGGGTGATGTGCTGGTCGTATGAAGAGGTGCATGCTGGGACCAAGGGATTCTCCCCCTCCCTGCAGGTGGGGGAAGGGGGTTTTGGAGTTGTGTATAGAGCCACTCTGAGAAACACTGACTGTGCCATCAAGAGACTCAAACAG GATTGTGTGTTGGACTGGAATCTGCTGAAAGAGACTTTCCAGACCGAAGTGGAGAAACTCTCAAA GTTCAGACATCCAAACATTGTGGATCTGCTCGGTGTCAGTGAAGGAGGTGGATCACTGTGTCTCATCTACAGCTACATGGACAACAGATCACTGGAGGAGCAGCTACACAAA cagTGTGTTGCCCTATCCTGGTCTCAGAGACTCAGTATTGTTGAAGACGTTTCGTCAGCACTGGCTTTCCTCCACTCCCCCCCCGACAGACACGCGCCACTGATCCATGGAGATGTCAAGAG CTCTAACGTTCTGTTGGACTGCCACCTGGTAGCGAAGCTGGCTGACTTTGGTCTTGCACGTTTTGCGTCTCTCGGGTCATCGGGATGCTCTGTGGCTCGGACGGCATCAGTCGGTAAAACAGAGACGATCAGAGGAACACTGGCATATCTGCCTGACGAGTATGTGAGAAACGGGGAGCTGGGGACCGCCGTGGACGTCTACAGCTTTGGAGTG gtgttgTTGGAGGTGCTGACTGGTCGTCGAGCTCTGGAGAGAGACACCGCGTCAGGAGAGAGATACCTG AAGGACCTggtggaggaggttgaggaaagTCCCACTGGTTCGTGTGCAGCAGCCTGGAGGAAGCACCTGGACCATCGGCTGATCACAG GGGGGGCTGTAGAGCCTGCTGACTGGATGGAGGTAGTGTCTCTGGCCAACAGCTGTttggacaggaagaggaagaagaggccaGCCATCAGCGAG gTCCTTAAGAAATTAAAGGACGTCCACAACATGGTGACGAAGacctgctcctcttccctcctccatcaccctcctccccctcattgGAATCACCCTTCCCAGTCCTTCCCCTGCCTACCTATGTCCATCGACTCCAAAGTGAGTGCTTTGTCCAACCAGCTGTCCAAACTGGGACCACTGGAGGACACCGACCAGCCCTCTCAGTACTctacatcctcctcttcctcctgtgccCCTGCCATTCCTCACCCACTCCACTCCTCTTCTGTGTTTGGGGGACCGTGTGAAACCGATGAGAGTCGAGGTTTCTCCCAGTTCAGGTCAGACGGGACCAACTCCTGTTCTCCGTCACCGTCCACCAGAAACCAGTGCCCCGGTCCACTTCGGCCCTCAAGGTCCACTTCTGTTCCCACTGAGGACCAGTACAACTTCCCTCCTCAGCCCAGTAGCTCAAGAGACAGACCAAGGGCCGGAGCCCTCAAGGGACCTGACACCAAAGGGCAGACCACAGCACAGCTCTATTGTGTCCCAGaatgcctctctcctccagggTCCCTGCAATCGATGTCCCCAAGGTCCTCAG ttgaCATGAATCACAGTGAGGAGTCAAAGATTCAGGTGGCAAAGCTGCTGTTGTCTGACGACCTAT ATAGAGAGGTGGCAGCTGTGGGCTCCAGACAACCAGAGGAGAGTGATGAGCTTGATTATCTCCCTGCCAAACACGACTGA
- the irak1 gene encoding interleukin-1 receptor-associated kinase 1 isoform X4 gives MSGVDPRGHFLYTLPSNVLWDFCQVMDGLSDLDWTRFASEVLLDQTALRLAERRERRTDWVMNQWGNRNGRVGELIDLLERLQLFRPRDVILGWMSSQKSRSSSLRPPPPPPHPHVCLPQFDPPPKSSEAQPTLSTCRLTEDKGGGRLLPRPAPPPSSLHSDRHPPPKTDPVVACGGGVMCWSYEEVHAGTKGFSPSLQVGEGGFGVVYRATLRNTDCAIKRLKQDCVLDWNLLKETFQTEVEKLSKFRHPNIVDLLGVSEGGGSLCLIYSYMDNRSLEEQLHKQCVALSWSQRLSIVEDVSSALAFLHSPPDRHAPLIHGDVKSSNVLLDCHLVAKLADFGLARFASLGSSGCSVARTASVGKTETIRGTLAYLPDEYVRNGELGTAVDVYSFGVVLLEVLTGRRALERDTASGERYLKDLVEEVEESPTGSCAAAWRKHLDHRLITGGAVEPADWMEVVSLANSCLDRKRKKRPAISEVLKKLKDVHNMVTKTCSSSLLHHPPPPHWNHPSQSFPCLPMSIDSKVSALSNQLSKLGPLEDTDQPSQYSTSSSSSCAPAIPHPLHSSSVFGGPCETDESRGFSQFRSDGTNSCSPSPSTRNQCPGPLRPSRSTSVPTEDQYNFPPQPSSSRDRPRAGALKGPDTKGQTTAQLYCVPECLSPPGSLQSMSPRSSVDMNHSEESKIQVAKLLLSDDL, from the exons ATGTCGGGGGTAGACCCAAGGGGACACTTTCTCTACACCCTGCCGTCCAACGTCCTCTGGGACTTCTGCCAGGTCATGGACGGACTGTCAGACCTGGACTGGACCCGCTTCG ccTCGGAGGTCCTCCTCGACCAGACCGCTTTGCGATTggctgagaggagggagaggcggaCTGATTGGGTGATGAATCAATGGGGCAACAGGAACGGTCGAGTCGGGGAGCTGATCGACCTGTTGGAGCGTCTACAGCTGTTCCGCCCCCGTGATGTCATCCTTGGCT gGATGTCCAGTCAGAAGTCTCGCTCATCCTCCCTTcgacctccacctcctcctcctcaccctcacgTCTGTCTCCCTCAGTTTGACCCCCCTCCAAAATCATCTGAGGCCCAGCCTACATTAAGCACCTGCAGACTGACag AAgataaaggaggaggaagattacTACCCAGACCTGCCCCACCCCCCTCCAGTCTGCATTCTGACCGCCACCCACCCCCCAAg ACTGACCCAGTGGTGGCGTGTGGAGGCGGGGTGATGTGCTGGTCGTATGAAGAGGTGCATGCTGGGACCAAGGGATTCTCCCCCTCCCTGCAGGTGGGGGAAGGGGGTTTTGGAGTTGTGTATAGAGCCACTCTGAGAAACACTGACTGTGCCATCAAGAGACTCAAACAG GATTGTGTGTTGGACTGGAATCTGCTGAAAGAGACTTTCCAGACCGAAGTGGAGAAACTCTCAAA GTTCAGACATCCAAACATTGTGGATCTGCTCGGTGTCAGTGAAGGAGGTGGATCACTGTGTCTCATCTACAGCTACATGGACAACAGATCACTGGAGGAGCAGCTACACAAA cagTGTGTTGCCCTATCCTGGTCTCAGAGACTCAGTATTGTTGAAGACGTTTCGTCAGCACTGGCTTTCCTCCACTCCCCCCCCGACAGACACGCGCCACTGATCCATGGAGATGTCAAGAG CTCTAACGTTCTGTTGGACTGCCACCTGGTAGCGAAGCTGGCTGACTTTGGTCTTGCACGTTTTGCGTCTCTCGGGTCATCGGGATGCTCTGTGGCTCGGACGGCATCAGTCGGTAAAACAGAGACGATCAGAGGAACACTGGCATATCTGCCTGACGAGTATGTGAGAAACGGGGAGCTGGGGACCGCCGTGGACGTCTACAGCTTTGGAGTG gtgttgTTGGAGGTGCTGACTGGTCGTCGAGCTCTGGAGAGAGACACCGCGTCAGGAGAGAGATACCTG AAGGACCTggtggaggaggttgaggaaagTCCCACTGGTTCGTGTGCAGCAGCCTGGAGGAAGCACCTGGACCATCGGCTGATCACAG GGGGGGCTGTAGAGCCTGCTGACTGGATGGAGGTAGTGTCTCTGGCCAACAGCTGTttggacaggaagaggaagaagaggccaGCCATCAGCGAG gTCCTTAAGAAATTAAAGGACGTCCACAACATGGTGACGAAGacctgctcctcttccctcctccatcaccctcctccccctcattgGAATCACCCTTCCCAGTCCTTCCCCTGCCTACCTATGTCCATCGACTCCAAAGTGAGTGCTTTGTCCAACCAGCTGTCCAAACTGGGACCACTGGAGGACACCGACCAGCCCTCTCAGTACTctacatcctcctcttcctcctgtgccCCTGCCATTCCTCACCCACTCCACTCCTCTTCTGTGTTTGGGGGACCGTGTGAAACCGATGAGAGTCGAGGTTTCTCCCAGTTCAGGTCAGACGGGACCAACTCCTGTTCTCCGTCACCGTCCACCAGAAACCAGTGCCCCGGTCCACTTCGGCCCTCAAGGTCCACTTCTGTTCCCACTGAGGACCAGTACAACTTCCCTCCTCAGCCCAGTAGCTCAAGAGACAGACCAAGGGCCGGAGCCCTCAAGGGACCTGACACCAAAGGGCAGACCACAGCACAGCTCTATTGTGTCCCAGaatgcctctctcctccagggTCCCTGCAATCGATGTCCCCAAGGTCCTCAG ttgaCATGAATCACAGTGAGGAGTCAAAGATTCAGGTGGCAAAGCTGCTGTTGTCTGACGACCTAT AG
- the irak1 gene encoding interleukin-1 receptor-associated kinase 1 isoform X2 gives MSGVDPRGHFLYTLPSNVLWDFCQVMDGLSDLDWTRFASEVLLDQTALRLAERRERRTDWVMNQWGNRNGRVGELIDLLERLQLFRPRDVILGWMSSQKSRSSSLRPPPPPPHPHVCLPQFDPPPKSSEAQPTLSTCRLTEDKGGGRLLPRPAPPPSSLHSDRHPPPKTDPVVACGGGVMCWSYEEVHAGTKGFSPSLQVGEGGFGVVYRATLRNTDCAIKRLKQDCVLDWNLLKETFQTEVEKLSKFRHPNIVDLLGVSEGGGSLCLIYSYMDNRSLEEQLHKCVALSWSQRLSIVEDVSSALAFLHSPPDRHAPLIHGDVKSSNVLLDCHLVAKLADFGLARFASLGSSGCSVARTASVGKTETIRGTLAYLPDEYVRNGELGTAVDVYSFGVVLLEVLTGRRALERDTASGERYLKDLVEEVEESPTGSCAAAWRKHLDHRLITGGAVEPADWMEVVSLANSCLDRKRKKRPAISEVLKKLKDVHNMVTKTCSSSLLHHPPPPHWNHPSQSFPCLPMSIDSKVSALSNQLSKLGPLEDTDQPSQYSTSSSSSCAPAIPHPLHSSSVFGGPCETDESRGFSQFRSDGTNSCSPSPSTRNQCPGPLRPSRSTSVPTEDQYNFPPQPSSSRDRPRAGALKGPDTKGQTTAQLYCVPECLSPPGSLQSMSPRSSVDMNHSEESKIQVAKLLLSDDLYREVAAVGSRQPEESDELDYLPAKHD, from the exons ATGTCGGGGGTAGACCCAAGGGGACACTTTCTCTACACCCTGCCGTCCAACGTCCTCTGGGACTTCTGCCAGGTCATGGACGGACTGTCAGACCTGGACTGGACCCGCTTCG ccTCGGAGGTCCTCCTCGACCAGACCGCTTTGCGATTggctgagaggagggagaggcggaCTGATTGGGTGATGAATCAATGGGGCAACAGGAACGGTCGAGTCGGGGAGCTGATCGACCTGTTGGAGCGTCTACAGCTGTTCCGCCCCCGTGATGTCATCCTTGGCT gGATGTCCAGTCAGAAGTCTCGCTCATCCTCCCTTcgacctccacctcctcctcctcaccctcacgTCTGTCTCCCTCAGTTTGACCCCCCTCCAAAATCATCTGAGGCCCAGCCTACATTAAGCACCTGCAGACTGACag AAgataaaggaggaggaagattacTACCCAGACCTGCCCCACCCCCCTCCAGTCTGCATTCTGACCGCCACCCACCCCCCAAg ACTGACCCAGTGGTGGCGTGTGGAGGCGGGGTGATGTGCTGGTCGTATGAAGAGGTGCATGCTGGGACCAAGGGATTCTCCCCCTCCCTGCAGGTGGGGGAAGGGGGTTTTGGAGTTGTGTATAGAGCCACTCTGAGAAACACTGACTGTGCCATCAAGAGACTCAAACAG GATTGTGTGTTGGACTGGAATCTGCTGAAAGAGACTTTCCAGACCGAAGTGGAGAAACTCTCAAA GTTCAGACATCCAAACATTGTGGATCTGCTCGGTGTCAGTGAAGGAGGTGGATCACTGTGTCTCATCTACAGCTACATGGACAACAGATCACTGGAGGAGCAGCTACACAAA TGTGTTGCCCTATCCTGGTCTCAGAGACTCAGTATTGTTGAAGACGTTTCGTCAGCACTGGCTTTCCTCCACTCCCCCCCCGACAGACACGCGCCACTGATCCATGGAGATGTCAAGAG CTCTAACGTTCTGTTGGACTGCCACCTGGTAGCGAAGCTGGCTGACTTTGGTCTTGCACGTTTTGCGTCTCTCGGGTCATCGGGATGCTCTGTGGCTCGGACGGCATCAGTCGGTAAAACAGAGACGATCAGAGGAACACTGGCATATCTGCCTGACGAGTATGTGAGAAACGGGGAGCTGGGGACCGCCGTGGACGTCTACAGCTTTGGAGTG gtgttgTTGGAGGTGCTGACTGGTCGTCGAGCTCTGGAGAGAGACACCGCGTCAGGAGAGAGATACCTG AAGGACCTggtggaggaggttgaggaaagTCCCACTGGTTCGTGTGCAGCAGCCTGGAGGAAGCACCTGGACCATCGGCTGATCACAG GGGGGGCTGTAGAGCCTGCTGACTGGATGGAGGTAGTGTCTCTGGCCAACAGCTGTttggacaggaagaggaagaagaggccaGCCATCAGCGAG gTCCTTAAGAAATTAAAGGACGTCCACAACATGGTGACGAAGacctgctcctcttccctcctccatcaccctcctccccctcattgGAATCACCCTTCCCAGTCCTTCCCCTGCCTACCTATGTCCATCGACTCCAAAGTGAGTGCTTTGTCCAACCAGCTGTCCAAACTGGGACCACTGGAGGACACCGACCAGCCCTCTCAGTACTctacatcctcctcttcctcctgtgccCCTGCCATTCCTCACCCACTCCACTCCTCTTCTGTGTTTGGGGGACCGTGTGAAACCGATGAGAGTCGAGGTTTCTCCCAGTTCAGGTCAGACGGGACCAACTCCTGTTCTCCGTCACCGTCCACCAGAAACCAGTGCCCCGGTCCACTTCGGCCCTCAAGGTCCACTTCTGTTCCCACTGAGGACCAGTACAACTTCCCTCCTCAGCCCAGTAGCTCAAGAGACAGACCAAGGGCCGGAGCCCTCAAGGGACCTGACACCAAAGGGCAGACCACAGCACAGCTCTATTGTGTCCCAGaatgcctctctcctccagggTCCCTGCAATCGATGTCCCCAAGGTCCTCAG ttgaCATGAATCACAGTGAGGAGTCAAAGATTCAGGTGGCAAAGCTGCTGTTGTCTGACGACCTAT ATAGAGAGGTGGCAGCTGTGGGCTCCAGACAACCAGAGGAGAGTGATGAGCTTGATTATCTCCCTGCCAAACACGACTGA
- the irak1 gene encoding interleukin-1 receptor-associated kinase 1 isoform X5, producing the protein MNQWGNRNGRVGELIDLLERLQLFRPRDVILGWMSSQKSRSSSLRPPPPPPHPHVCLPQFDPPPKSSEAQPTLSTCRLTEDKGGGRLLPRPAPPPSSLHSDRHPPPKTDPVVACGGGVMCWSYEEVHAGTKGFSPSLQVGEGGFGVVYRATLRNTDCAIKRLKQDCVLDWNLLKETFQTEVEKLSKFRHPNIVDLLGVSEGGGSLCLIYSYMDNRSLEEQLHKQCVALSWSQRLSIVEDVSSALAFLHSPPDRHAPLIHGDVKSSNVLLDCHLVAKLADFGLARFASLGSSGCSVARTASVGKTETIRGTLAYLPDEYVRNGELGTAVDVYSFGVVLLEVLTGRRALERDTASGERYLKDLVEEVEESPTGSCAAAWRKHLDHRLITGGAVEPADWMEVVSLANSCLDRKRKKRPAISEVLKKLKDVHNMVTKTCSSSLLHHPPPPHWNHPSQSFPCLPMSIDSKVSALSNQLSKLGPLEDTDQPSQYSTSSSSSCAPAIPHPLHSSSVFGGPCETDESRGFSQFRSDGTNSCSPSPSTRNQCPGPLRPSRSTSVPTEDQYNFPPQPSSSRDRPRAGALKGPDTKGQTTAQLYCVPECLSPPGSLQSMSPRSSVDMNHSEESKIQVAKLLLSDDLYREVAAVGSRQPEESDELDYLPAKHD; encoded by the exons ATGAATCAATGGGGCAACAGGAACGGTCGAGTCGGGGAGCTGATCGACCTGTTGGAGCGTCTACAGCTGTTCCGCCCCCGTGATGTCATCCTTGGCT gGATGTCCAGTCAGAAGTCTCGCTCATCCTCCCTTcgacctccacctcctcctcctcaccctcacgTCTGTCTCCCTCAGTTTGACCCCCCTCCAAAATCATCTGAGGCCCAGCCTACATTAAGCACCTGCAGACTGACag AAgataaaggaggaggaagattacTACCCAGACCTGCCCCACCCCCCTCCAGTCTGCATTCTGACCGCCACCCACCCCCCAAg ACTGACCCAGTGGTGGCGTGTGGAGGCGGGGTGATGTGCTGGTCGTATGAAGAGGTGCATGCTGGGACCAAGGGATTCTCCCCCTCCCTGCAGGTGGGGGAAGGGGGTTTTGGAGTTGTGTATAGAGCCACTCTGAGAAACACTGACTGTGCCATCAAGAGACTCAAACAG GATTGTGTGTTGGACTGGAATCTGCTGAAAGAGACTTTCCAGACCGAAGTGGAGAAACTCTCAAA GTTCAGACATCCAAACATTGTGGATCTGCTCGGTGTCAGTGAAGGAGGTGGATCACTGTGTCTCATCTACAGCTACATGGACAACAGATCACTGGAGGAGCAGCTACACAAA cagTGTGTTGCCCTATCCTGGTCTCAGAGACTCAGTATTGTTGAAGACGTTTCGTCAGCACTGGCTTTCCTCCACTCCCCCCCCGACAGACACGCGCCACTGATCCATGGAGATGTCAAGAG CTCTAACGTTCTGTTGGACTGCCACCTGGTAGCGAAGCTGGCTGACTTTGGTCTTGCACGTTTTGCGTCTCTCGGGTCATCGGGATGCTCTGTGGCTCGGACGGCATCAGTCGGTAAAACAGAGACGATCAGAGGAACACTGGCATATCTGCCTGACGAGTATGTGAGAAACGGGGAGCTGGGGACCGCCGTGGACGTCTACAGCTTTGGAGTG gtgttgTTGGAGGTGCTGACTGGTCGTCGAGCTCTGGAGAGAGACACCGCGTCAGGAGAGAGATACCTG AAGGACCTggtggaggaggttgaggaaagTCCCACTGGTTCGTGTGCAGCAGCCTGGAGGAAGCACCTGGACCATCGGCTGATCACAG GGGGGGCTGTAGAGCCTGCTGACTGGATGGAGGTAGTGTCTCTGGCCAACAGCTGTttggacaggaagaggaagaagaggccaGCCATCAGCGAG gTCCTTAAGAAATTAAAGGACGTCCACAACATGGTGACGAAGacctgctcctcttccctcctccatcaccctcctccccctcattgGAATCACCCTTCCCAGTCCTTCCCCTGCCTACCTATGTCCATCGACTCCAAAGTGAGTGCTTTGTCCAACCAGCTGTCCAAACTGGGACCACTGGAGGACACCGACCAGCCCTCTCAGTACTctacatcctcctcttcctcctgtgccCCTGCCATTCCTCACCCACTCCACTCCTCTTCTGTGTTTGGGGGACCGTGTGAAACCGATGAGAGTCGAGGTTTCTCCCAGTTCAGGTCAGACGGGACCAACTCCTGTTCTCCGTCACCGTCCACCAGAAACCAGTGCCCCGGTCCACTTCGGCCCTCAAGGTCCACTTCTGTTCCCACTGAGGACCAGTACAACTTCCCTCCTCAGCCCAGTAGCTCAAGAGACAGACCAAGGGCCGGAGCCCTCAAGGGACCTGACACCAAAGGGCAGACCACAGCACAGCTCTATTGTGTCCCAGaatgcctctctcctccagggTCCCTGCAATCGATGTCCCCAAGGTCCTCAG ttgaCATGAATCACAGTGAGGAGTCAAAGATTCAGGTGGCAAAGCTGCTGTTGTCTGACGACCTAT ATAGAGAGGTGGCAGCTGTGGGCTCCAGACAACCAGAGGAGAGTGATGAGCTTGATTATCTCCCTGCCAAACACGACTGA
- the irak1 gene encoding interleukin-1 receptor-associated kinase 1 isoform X3, translating to MSGVDPRGHFLYTLPSNVLWDFCQVMDGLSDLDWTRFASEVLLDQTALRLAERRERRTDWVMNQWGNRNGRVGELIDLLERLQLFRPRDVILGWMSSQKSRSSSLRPPPPPPHPHVCLPQFDPPPKSSEAQPTLSTCRLTDKGGGRLLPRPAPPPSSLHSDRHPPPKTDPVVACGGGVMCWSYEEVHAGTKGFSPSLQVGEGGFGVVYRATLRNTDCAIKRLKQDCVLDWNLLKETFQTEVEKLSKFRHPNIVDLLGVSEGGGSLCLIYSYMDNRSLEEQLHKQCVALSWSQRLSIVEDVSSALAFLHSPPDRHAPLIHGDVKSSNVLLDCHLVAKLADFGLARFASLGSSGCSVARTASVGKTETIRGTLAYLPDEYVRNGELGTAVDVYSFGVVLLEVLTGRRALERDTASGERYLKDLVEEVEESPTGSCAAAWRKHLDHRLITGGAVEPADWMEVVSLANSCLDRKRKKRPAISEVLKKLKDVHNMVTKTCSSSLLHHPPPPHWNHPSQSFPCLPMSIDSKVSALSNQLSKLGPLEDTDQPSQYSTSSSSSCAPAIPHPLHSSSVFGGPCETDESRGFSQFRSDGTNSCSPSPSTRNQCPGPLRPSRSTSVPTEDQYNFPPQPSSSRDRPRAGALKGPDTKGQTTAQLYCVPECLSPPGSLQSMSPRSSVDMNHSEESKIQVAKLLLSDDLYREVAAVGSRQPEESDELDYLPAKHD from the exons ATGTCGGGGGTAGACCCAAGGGGACACTTTCTCTACACCCTGCCGTCCAACGTCCTCTGGGACTTCTGCCAGGTCATGGACGGACTGTCAGACCTGGACTGGACCCGCTTCG ccTCGGAGGTCCTCCTCGACCAGACCGCTTTGCGATTggctgagaggagggagaggcggaCTGATTGGGTGATGAATCAATGGGGCAACAGGAACGGTCGAGTCGGGGAGCTGATCGACCTGTTGGAGCGTCTACAGCTGTTCCGCCCCCGTGATGTCATCCTTGGCT gGATGTCCAGTCAGAAGTCTCGCTCATCCTCCCTTcgacctccacctcctcctcctcaccctcacgTCTGTCTCCCTCAGTTTGACCCCCCTCCAAAATCATCTGAGGCCCAGCCTACATTAAGCACCTGCAGACTGACag ataaaggaggaggaagattacTACCCAGACCTGCCCCACCCCCCTCCAGTCTGCATTCTGACCGCCACCCACCCCCCAAg ACTGACCCAGTGGTGGCGTGTGGAGGCGGGGTGATGTGCTGGTCGTATGAAGAGGTGCATGCTGGGACCAAGGGATTCTCCCCCTCCCTGCAGGTGGGGGAAGGGGGTTTTGGAGTTGTGTATAGAGCCACTCTGAGAAACACTGACTGTGCCATCAAGAGACTCAAACAG GATTGTGTGTTGGACTGGAATCTGCTGAAAGAGACTTTCCAGACCGAAGTGGAGAAACTCTCAAA GTTCAGACATCCAAACATTGTGGATCTGCTCGGTGTCAGTGAAGGAGGTGGATCACTGTGTCTCATCTACAGCTACATGGACAACAGATCACTGGAGGAGCAGCTACACAAA cagTGTGTTGCCCTATCCTGGTCTCAGAGACTCAGTATTGTTGAAGACGTTTCGTCAGCACTGGCTTTCCTCCACTCCCCCCCCGACAGACACGCGCCACTGATCCATGGAGATGTCAAGAG CTCTAACGTTCTGTTGGACTGCCACCTGGTAGCGAAGCTGGCTGACTTTGGTCTTGCACGTTTTGCGTCTCTCGGGTCATCGGGATGCTCTGTGGCTCGGACGGCATCAGTCGGTAAAACAGAGACGATCAGAGGAACACTGGCATATCTGCCTGACGAGTATGTGAGAAACGGGGAGCTGGGGACCGCCGTGGACGTCTACAGCTTTGGAGTG gtgttgTTGGAGGTGCTGACTGGTCGTCGAGCTCTGGAGAGAGACACCGCGTCAGGAGAGAGATACCTG AAGGACCTggtggaggaggttgaggaaagTCCCACTGGTTCGTGTGCAGCAGCCTGGAGGAAGCACCTGGACCATCGGCTGATCACAG GGGGGGCTGTAGAGCCTGCTGACTGGATGGAGGTAGTGTCTCTGGCCAACAGCTGTttggacaggaagaggaagaagaggccaGCCATCAGCGAG gTCCTTAAGAAATTAAAGGACGTCCACAACATGGTGACGAAGacctgctcctcttccctcctccatcaccctcctccccctcattgGAATCACCCTTCCCAGTCCTTCCCCTGCCTACCTATGTCCATCGACTCCAAAGTGAGTGCTTTGTCCAACCAGCTGTCCAAACTGGGACCACTGGAGGACACCGACCAGCCCTCTCAGTACTctacatcctcctcttcctcctgtgccCCTGCCATTCCTCACCCACTCCACTCCTCTTCTGTGTTTGGGGGACCGTGTGAAACCGATGAGAGTCGAGGTTTCTCCCAGTTCAGGTCAGACGGGACCAACTCCTGTTCTCCGTCACCGTCCACCAGAAACCAGTGCCCCGGTCCACTTCGGCCCTCAAGGTCCACTTCTGTTCCCACTGAGGACCAGTACAACTTCCCTCCTCAGCCCAGTAGCTCAAGAGACAGACCAAGGGCCGGAGCCCTCAAGGGACCTGACACCAAAGGGCAGACCACAGCACAGCTCTATTGTGTCCCAGaatgcctctctcctccagggTCCCTGCAATCGATGTCCCCAAGGTCCTCAG ttgaCATGAATCACAGTGAGGAGTCAAAGATTCAGGTGGCAAAGCTGCTGTTGTCTGACGACCTAT ATAGAGAGGTGGCAGCTGTGGGCTCCAGACAACCAGAGGAGAGTGATGAGCTTGATTATCTCCCTGCCAAACACGACTGA